Proteins found in one Arthrobacter pascens genomic segment:
- the sepH gene encoding septation protein SepH: MQDLRLVGVHDDGEHLLLSGAGGEMFRLPIDEALRAASRSSAKGASAAAPIAMSPRDIQARIRSGATAADVAELSGLPLAKVERYEGPVLAEREYVAQQARKIEVASPSPGHDAYRSVFGDNPASLSDMVAHRLSAHGIEPSSVEWDSWRRPDGSWTVAARFEAKKDGTSGIGEEPPALWTFSPARKSLQNANRWAQQLSELEPLDGPVPARRLTAVSDRPFDFETDADAAAARSSAGPHSSLQPGKESDGLLDMLRSRRGQRLGVDEDADDALALLLTHGVPAAHPRPSEVTQEQEHREAAPAGSEQDPAAAQVEPLTRKREGRPSMLSRLSLIPPHREPDDDVLKLHDGVSTDTREVTIVASPLRPSGPAAPHRDSSPSRESDPAMGAGHDAPSVGLDELLGGGSHRRTPPPAGIEDPVSGQRHERDTDLPERQPSKPKRSSIPSWDEIVFGTRGD; the protein is encoded by the coding sequence ATGCAGGATCTACGGCTTGTAGGCGTACACGACGACGGGGAGCATCTCCTGTTGAGCGGTGCCGGCGGCGAGATGTTCCGGCTGCCGATCGATGAAGCACTGCGGGCGGCCAGCCGGTCTTCGGCAAAGGGCGCATCCGCGGCCGCTCCCATCGCCATGTCCCCCCGGGACATCCAGGCGAGGATCCGCAGCGGTGCCACCGCGGCGGACGTGGCGGAGCTTTCCGGGCTGCCCCTTGCCAAGGTGGAGCGCTACGAAGGTCCGGTCCTCGCCGAACGCGAGTACGTGGCCCAGCAGGCGCGCAAGATCGAGGTGGCGTCGCCCTCACCTGGCCATGACGCCTACCGTTCGGTCTTTGGCGACAACCCGGCCTCGCTGAGTGACATGGTGGCCCATCGGCTTTCGGCCCACGGCATTGAACCCTCCTCCGTGGAATGGGATTCCTGGCGGCGCCCTGACGGCAGCTGGACAGTGGCAGCGCGTTTCGAGGCGAAGAAGGACGGCACGTCCGGCATCGGCGAGGAGCCGCCGGCCCTGTGGACGTTCAGCCCGGCACGCAAGTCGCTGCAGAACGCCAACCGCTGGGCACAGCAGCTCAGCGAGCTGGAGCCGCTGGACGGACCCGTCCCGGCGCGCCGGCTGACGGCAGTATCAGACCGGCCATTCGATTTTGAAACTGACGCAGACGCGGCAGCAGCCCGCAGTTCAGCCGGACCCCACAGTAGCCTCCAGCCCGGCAAGGAATCCGACGGTCTGCTGGACATGCTGCGGTCACGCCGCGGCCAGCGCCTGGGCGTTGACGAGGACGCGGACGACGCCCTCGCCCTGCTCCTGACGCACGGCGTGCCGGCAGCGCATCCAAGGCCGTCAGAAGTCACGCAGGAACAGGAACATCGGGAGGCGGCACCCGCGGGATCCGAGCAGGATCCCGCTGCCGCCCAGGTTGAGCCGCTCACCCGCAAGCGCGAGGGCAGGCCTTCCATGCTGTCCCGGCTGAGCCTGATCCCGCCGCACCGGGAACCCGATGATGACGTGCTGAAACTGCACGACGGCGTCAGTACCGATACGCGGGAGGTCACCATTGTGGCGTCCCCCCTTCGCCCGTCGGGGCCTGCCGCCCCGCACAGGGACAGTTCCCCGTCAAGGGAAAGTGACCCCGCCATGGGGGCCGGGCATGATGCACCGAGCGTCGGCCTGGACGAACTTCTCGGCGGCGGAAGCCATCGGCGCACACCCCCACCTGCCGGGATTGAGGATCCTGTTTCCGGCCAGCGCCACGAACGGGACACAGATCTGCCGGAACGGCAGCCTTCCAAACCGAAGCGCTCAAGCATTCCCAGCTGGGATGAGATCGTGTTCGGAACCAGGGGCGACTGA